In Dasypus novemcinctus isolate mDasNov1 chromosome 10, mDasNov1.1.hap2, whole genome shotgun sequence, one DNA window encodes the following:
- the LOC101441898 gene encoding olfactory receptor 5T1-like — translation MSEIPSDLDTYESVWKNVTEVTMFILMGFTDNIELKVFLFLLFLAAYLFTLIGNLGLVLLVIEDTGLHTPMYYFLSVLSFLDACYSSVVTPKMLVNFLAENRDISFLGCATQIFLIISFGSTECFLLAAMAYDRYAAIYNPLLYSVNMSPQVYVPLIIASYVGGFLHGALHTVATFSLSFCASNEIRHVFCDIPPLLAISCSDTHINHLLLFYIAGFIEIITISIVLISYAFILLAILRMHSAEGRRKAFSTCGSHLTGVSIYHGTILLMYVRPSSSYASDNDMIVSIFYTVGITTLNPIIYSLRNKDVKEAMIKIFEKNWLIIKYIFGIE, via the coding sequence ATGTCAGAGATACCATCAGATTTGGATACCTACGAGAGTGTGTGGAAGAATGTAACTGAAGTCACCATGTTTATATTGATGGGCTTCACAGATAATATTGAGCTGAAGGTcttcctatttttattatttctagcaGCCTATCTTTTTACTCTGATTGGAAATTTGGGACTGGTTTTATTGGTTATTGAGGACACTGGGCTCCACACTCCCATGTACTATTTTCTGAGTGTGTTGTCATTCTTAGATGCCTGCTATTCTTCAGTTGTCACCCCCAAAATGTTGGTCAATTTCCTGGCAGAAAATAGAGATATTTCATTTCTTGGGTGTGCAACACAGATTTTTCTCATTATCTCTTTTGGAAGCACAGAATGCTTTCTCTTGGCTGCAATGGCTTATGATCGCTATGCAGCAATCTACAACCCACTGCTGTACTCAGTTAACATGTCACCCCAAGTCTATGTGCCCCTCATCATTGCTTCCTATGTTGGTGGCTTTTTGCATGGTGCTTTACACACAGTGGCCACTTTTAGCTTGTCTTTCTGTGCATCCAATGAAATTAGACATGTGTTTTGTGACATCCCTCCACTCCTGGCTATTTCTTGTTCTGACACTCACATCAATCACCTTCTACTTTTCTACATTGCGGGCTTTATTGAGATAATTACTATATCCATAGTTCTGATCTCCTATGCTTTCATTCTGTTGGCTATTCTGAGGATGCATTCTGCTGAAGGGAGACGGAAAGCCTTTTCCACCTGTGGCTCTCACCTAACTGGAGTGTCAATTTACCATGGGACAATCCTCCTCATGTATGTGAGGCCCAGTTCCAGCTACGCCTCAGACAATGATATGATAGTGTCTATATTTTACACTGTTGGGATTACCACGCTAAATCCTATCATCTATAGTTTGAGGAACAAAGATGTAAAAGAGgcaatgataaaaatatttgagaaaaactGGCTCATCATaaagtacatttttggcattgaATGA